The Medicago truncatula cultivar Jemalong A17 chromosome 4, MtrunA17r5.0-ANR, whole genome shotgun sequence genome includes a region encoding these proteins:
- the LOC25493342 gene encoding polygalacturonase inhibitor 2, with amino-acid sequence MISSTMKFPSCILLLLLILTTHLFIPSLSEQCNPHDKKTLFQIKKQFGNPTKLSSWDSTTDCCNGTWYGVFCDKQTYRVSTLDLQDLDLPHPVPIPPSIFNLPFLLYLTLMNTPNLVGTIPPSISNLTKLNSIYIIQTNISGEIPNTLSEIKTLVTIDISDNKLTGPLPASLSTLPNLAGIFFYRNQLTGAIPKSYGSFPKSFVGLDLSRNRLSGKIPASLGKLNLQILDLSWNAFKGDASMFFGSTKQTSDLVLAMNSFAFDFGKVELPKNLGKLDLRNNKIYGTLPEGLTELKLLNFFYVGYNKLCGQIPQGGNLVRFYETSYEHNKCLCGSPLPACKT; translated from the coding sequence ATGATATCATCAACAATGAAGTTTCCCTCATGCATATTACTTCTCCTCCTAATCCTAACCACACATCTTTTCATTCCTTCACTCTCAGAACAATGCAATCCACATGACAAAAAAACCCTCTTTCAAATCAAAAAACAATTTGGCAACCCAACCAAACTCTCTTCATGGGATTCAACTACCGACTGCTGCAACGGAACATGGTATGGTGTTTTTTGCGACAAACAAACCTACCGTGTCAGCACCCTTGATCTCCAGGACCTCGACCTTCCTCACCCTGTTCCAATTCCACCCTCCATATTCAACCTCCCTTTCCTCTTATACCTCACTCTCATGAACACACCCAACCTCGTCGGAACTATCCCTCCCTCCATATCCAACCTCACCAAACTCAATTCCATCTACATCATCCAAACCAACATCTCCGGCGAGATACCTAACACTCTCTCAGAGATCAAAACCCTAGTAACCATCGACATCAGCGACAACAAACTCACTGGTCCCCTCCCCGCATCACTCTCAACTCTACCTAACCTCGCTGGAATCTTCTTCTATAGAAACCAGCTAACAGGAGCAATACCGAAGTCATACGGCTCATTCCCGAAATCTTTTGTAGGGTTGGATCTGTCGCGAAACCGTCTCTCCGGGAAGATTCCAGCGTCTCTGGGGAAGCTGAATTTGCAGATTTTGGACTTGTCATGGAACGCGTTTAAGGGTGATGCTTCAATGTTCTTTGGCTCGACGAAACAGACTTCTGATTTAGTGTTAGCGATGAATTCATTTGCTTTTGATTTTGGGAAAGTTGAGTTGCCGAAGAATTTGGGTAAGTTGGATTTGAGGAACAATAAAATCTATGGTACACTACCGGAGGGACTAACGGAGCTGAAGTTGCTGAATTTTTTCTATGTAGGCTACAATAAATTGTGTGGTCAAATTCCACAAGGTGGTAACTTGGTACGGTTTTATGAGACTAGTTATGAGCATAACAAGTGCTTGTGTGGTTCTCCTCTTCCCGCCTGCAAGACTTGA